The Bactrocera tryoni isolate S06 unplaced genomic scaffold, CSIRO_BtryS06_freeze2 scaffold_943, whole genome shotgun sequence genome includes a window with the following:
- the LOC120782107 gene encoding uncharacterized protein LOC120782107: MSNNREDVAADLHPDRLKEHEKQIEAFMHSIEQTTNPFTSSIDKDQLYNISTGQATTPQIANCLLNVVSSGMFLRDQFITECNMNPDRFHKSLKKNPILTFASSKKKKIMKIGQKVHEIKLQRDLFGRLLALSLITNLDLEKVLCFPITPVKLSLCHIDGSFNKTTKSVLVQELEKKIEKMDQPPLQIDCVIVDGFFFLNTFHQIPLNFGDLSKKILQTLVKNSADNVAIIFDRYFLPSIKDCEHALRRNVDDKNFYIAGPQQSRTSDFAKDLKNIKFKEALVKFCIEHWADQEMKSIIGNKKIFLIHDLCYVYSVIDNKVSRMIDHGLSCPDHEEADTKAVFFACQMKEDSTVTIRTSDTDIIVIMLANMEHMKSSIKVWFDLGVGNARRYIDISTLFEKLGPLASQALPALHALTRCYYNPAFYRRGKKRPFDILMGFITMQKVFANLGSTDYDIEALSPTVESFICHLYGLKKLSDVNSARMEIFHKTYKVTDTSQPFSLNVRNYDACNLPPCRSELQQHLLRTKYIACWWRNAHNRILTELSPTDYGWKNMAGKLEPTWFVGNQLPEAYEDIVITPNLLEDTSDAEVQNDGEVQEVETNFDDDSNDEN, from the exons ATGAGTAACAATAGGGAAGACGTCGCAGCAGATCTACATCCAGATAGACTTAAAGAACATGAAAAACAAATCGAAGCTTTCATGCATAGCATCGAGCAGACCACAAATCCATTCACTTCCTCGATAGATAAAGATCAACTGTACAATATCTCTACTGGCCAGGCTACTACCCCACAAATTGCTAATTGCTTGCTAAACGTTGTTTCGTCTGGGATGTTTCTTCGCGATCAGTTTATAACGGAATGTAATATGAATCCGGATAGATTTCACAAATCTCTAAAGAAAAATCCGATACTTACTTTTGCAAGttcaaagaagaagaagattatgAAGATTGGACAAAAAGTTCATGAGATCAAACTGCAGCGGGATTTATTCGGTAGATTATTAGCTCTATCTCTGATTACTAACTTGGATCTTGAAAAGGTGCTGTGTTTTCCAATAACACCAGTCAAGTTATCACTATGCCATATAGATGGTTCTTTTAATAAGACTACAAAATCAGTACTAGTTCAAGaactcgaaaaaaaaattgaaaaaatggatCAACCGCCACTTCAGATAGACTGTGTAATTGTAGATGGATTCTTCTTTTTAAACACCTTCCATCAAATACCGCTCAATTTTGGAGACTTatcaaagaaaattttacaaactcTTGTAAAAAATTCAGCAGATAATGTAGCCATTATATTTGATCGTTACTTCTTACCTTCGATCAAAGATTGTGAACATGCTCTCCGACGCAATGTAGatgacaaaaatttttatattgctgGTCCTCAACAAAGTAGAACTTCTGATTTCGCtaaagatttaaaaaacataaagttTAAAGAAGCattagtaaaattttgtatcgAGCATTGGGCTGACCAGGAGATGAAATCGATAATTGGTAACAAGAAAATATTCCTAATTCATGATTTGTGTTACGTATACTCTGTTATTGATAATAAAGTATCACGCATGATTGATCATGGACTATCATGTCCCGATCATGAAGAAGCGGATACGAAAGCTGTATTTTTTGCTTGTCAAATGAAAGAAGACTCTACTGTTACCATTAGGACTTCCGATACAGACATCATTGTTATTATGTTAGCCAATATGGAACACATGAAGTCTTCGATAAAAGTCTGGTTTGATCTCGGAGTAGGTAATGCACGCCGATATATCGACATTTCCACTCTTTTTGAGAAATTAGGCCCACTTGCGTCACAAGCACTACCAGCTCTGCATGCACTGACGAGATGTTATTACAACCCAGCTTTTTACAGGCGAGGAAAAAAAAGACCTTTTGACATTTTAATGGGATTTATAACCATGCAAAAAGTATTTGCAAACTTGGGTTCTACAGATTATGATATTGAAGCATTATCTCCTACTGTAGAATCTTTCATCTGCCATTTGTACGGATTAAAAAAGCTATCTGATGTCAATAGTGCTAGAAtggaaatttttcataaaacgtATAAGGTAACTGATACGTCTCAACCCTTCTCATTAAATGTGCGTAACTATGACGCTTGTAACTTACCACCCTGCCGATCAGAACTACAACAACATTTACTGCGAACAAAATATATTGCGTGTTGGTGGAGGAACGCGCACAATCGTATTCTTACGGAGTTGTCGCCAACAGATTACGGATGGAAAAACATGGCTGGAAAGTTGGAGCCGACCTGGTTTGTTGGAAACCAACTTCCTGAAGCGTACGAGGACATCGTCATAACACCTAATCTTTTAGAAGATACTTCTGATGCAG AAGTGCAAAATGACGGGGAAGTTCAAGAAGTGGAAACCAACTTCGACGATGACTCGAATGACGAAAATTga
- the LOC120782112 gene encoding uncharacterized protein LOC120782112, with protein sequence MSDCYKLFTALKISSDFGRQIQIDTESEQARVNVPELSGESLEISTPSTFIIGAVDTIDNLTIILRAGPSTNPEPYSDDFDDPSDADEQITNEDLLLRECFICNKSWKRRLGRTVPLAVNKIRTIELLKSAATEHSDIEMLEKVSSFADTSTIPYHKCCKDLYLREVNKKAESDFVKKRKASNRAYELLCEMLEEYVVKKNECLFFHHVKKEYQTP encoded by the exons ATGAGTGAC TGTTATAAGCTTTTTACAGCACTTAAAATATCATCTGATTTTGGAAGACAAATTCAAATTGATACAGAAAGTGAGCAGGCACGTGTTAATGTACCAGAACTTTCTGGAGAGAGTCTCGAGATATCTACTCCTAGCACTTTCATAATAGGGGCTGTTGATACAATAGACAA tCTCACAATAATTTTAAGAGCGGGTCCATCAACCAACCCTGAACCGTACTCGGATGATTTTGATGATCCGTCAGATGCGGATGAGCAGATCACGAATGAAGATTTGCTATTAAGGGAGTGTTTTATTTGCAACAAATCATGGAAACGCCGTCTTGGCCGCACTGTGCCATTGGCGGTTAATAAAATACGGACAATTGAATTGTTAAAAAGTGCAGCTACAGAGCACAGCGACAttgaaatgttggaaaaagtcAGTTCTTTCGCCGATACTTCTACAATTCCATATCATAAATGCTGTAAGGATCTTTACTTGCGAGAAGTTAACAAAAAAGCCGAAAGCGATTTCGTTAAAAAACGAAAGGCTTCGAATAGAGCTTACGAATTATTATGTGAAATGTTGGAAGAATACGTTGTGAAGAAAAACGAATGTCTGTTTTTTCATCACGTTAAAAAGGAATATCAGACTCCATAA